One Bacillus sp. FJAT-52991 genomic region harbors:
- a CDS encoding bifunctional UDP-sugar hydrolase/5'-nucleotidase has product MKTTIHIYHTNDFHSHFENWPRIHQFLQERRAWHEEAGEEVFIFDIGDHVDRSHPLTEGTLGQANVERLNETGYDAVTIGNNEGITLPHEGLDLLYEQAAFPVVVANLFDQDGSRPKWALPSFVFELNNGLKLGITGVTAYYSAFYKGLGWEISEPFNELQTQVQQLTKQADLVVALSHLGMYDDEKIAQDVPGVDVVLGGHTHHLFHEGKLVNGKLLGAAGKFGYYVGHIQLEVDLETKSIVSKKARVYQTSEELDAPLQEQESIQQFYERGRQALQQRVVSLPRPFSCHWFEASELPQLLCEALTEWCEADGAFLNAGVVLDGLDAGVVTKYDLHRILPHPINPCLIELTGAELKEVLRQTFDKKWPHLAIKGFGFRGKVMGQFVYDKLEVDPIHYHFKIDGQEIEADKRYRLATLDMFTFGHFFQPLYRATHKKYFMPEFLRDVMEWKLLQLTSYTK; this is encoded by the coding sequence TTGAAAACAACGATTCATATTTATCATACAAATGACTTTCATAGTCATTTTGAAAATTGGCCTCGTATTCATCAATTTTTACAAGAAAGACGAGCATGGCATGAAGAAGCGGGCGAAGAAGTATTCATTTTTGATATAGGCGATCATGTGGACCGCTCTCATCCTTTAACAGAAGGTACGCTCGGACAAGCGAATGTGGAACGGTTAAATGAAACAGGCTATGATGCGGTGACGATCGGAAATAATGAAGGCATCACATTGCCCCACGAAGGATTAGATCTTCTATATGAACAAGCAGCCTTTCCGGTTGTCGTCGCTAATTTATTTGACCAAGATGGCAGCCGTCCAAAATGGGCTCTTCCTTCGTTTGTATTTGAGTTAAACAATGGCTTGAAGCTCGGCATCACTGGAGTAACTGCCTATTATTCTGCTTTTTATAAAGGGCTAGGCTGGGAAATATCAGAGCCTTTTAATGAGCTACAAACACAAGTACAACAATTAACGAAACAGGCAGATCTTGTCGTGGCGCTTTCCCATTTAGGCATGTATGATGATGAAAAAATTGCCCAAGATGTACCCGGAGTAGATGTGGTGCTTGGGGGACATACGCATCATTTGTTTCATGAAGGGAAATTAGTCAATGGCAAGCTACTCGGTGCGGCAGGGAAATTTGGCTATTATGTTGGTCATATACAACTAGAAGTCGACTTAGAAACAAAAAGCATTGTCTCGAAGAAAGCTCGCGTGTATCAAACGAGCGAAGAGTTAGATGCCCCCTTACAAGAGCAAGAGAGCATTCAGCAATTTTATGAGCGGGGTCGGCAAGCATTGCAACAACGGGTTGTCTCACTTCCTCGACCCTTCAGCTGTCATTGGTTCGAGGCTTCTGAATTGCCACAACTATTATGTGAAGCGTTAACGGAGTGGTGTGAAGCGGATGGAGCCTTTTTAAATGCTGGGGTTGTGCTAGATGGACTGGATGCTGGAGTGGTCACGAAATACGATCTTCATCGCATACTTCCACATCCAATTAACCCTTGTCTCATTGAACTAACAGGGGCCGAACTGAAAGAAGTTTTGAGACAAACCTTTGATAAGAAATGGCCTCACTTGGCGATTAAAGGATTCGGATTTCGCGGCAAAGTAATGGGGCAATTTGTTTATGACAAGCTGGAAGTGGATCCCATACATTATCATTTCAAAATCGATGGACAAGAAATAGAAGCGGATAAGCGTTATCGATTAGCGACATTAGATATGTTTACCTTTGGGCATTTCTTTCAGCCACTGTATCGAGCTACTCATAAAAAATATTTTATGCCGGAATTTTTGCGAGATGTTATGGAGTGGAAGCTGCTTCAGCTAACTTCGTATACAAAATAA
- a CDS encoding sulfite exporter TauE/SafE family protein yields MEWIILITIGLVAGTIGSLVGLGGGIIIVPSLLFFSTSTSLLMGLSPQQAVGTSLVIMIFTGLSSTLAYMKHKTVDYKSGLIFFIGSGPGGIVGAYVNKALNMDSFNIYFGLFMIFMAFVLMVRSKIKPLALKSNKGIQRQFTELSGEVHTYSFQPMTAILIAFFVGFCSGLFGIGGGALMVPAMILLFSFPPHVAVATSMFMIFLSSLTSSITHVAFGNVVWLYALALIPGAWVGAKLGAYLNSRLQSNTLVTVLRVVLIIMGIRLIYQGLV; encoded by the coding sequence ATGGAATGGATCATATTAATTACGATCGGGCTAGTAGCGGGAACAATTGGTTCGCTCGTTGGGCTAGGGGGCGGCATTATTATCGTGCCATCACTCTTGTTCTTCAGTACATCGACTAGCCTGTTGATGGGGTTATCCCCACAGCAAGCGGTGGGAACTTCACTTGTGATTATGATTTTTACAGGGCTGTCTTCTACGCTTGCTTATATGAAGCATAAGACGGTCGATTATAAAAGTGGACTGATTTTTTTCATTGGGAGCGGACCGGGTGGTATTGTTGGTGCTTATGTCAATAAAGCGCTGAATATGGACTCTTTCAATATTTATTTTGGGCTGTTTATGATTTTCATGGCGTTTGTTTTGATGGTTCGTTCAAAGATTAAGCCTTTAGCTTTAAAGAGTAATAAGGGTATTCAACGGCAATTTACCGAACTTAGTGGCGAGGTTCATACATATAGCTTTCAACCAATGACAGCTATCCTGATTGCCTTCTTTGTCGGCTTTTGCTCAGGGCTTTTCGGTATAGGTGGAGGGGCGCTAATGGTGCCTGCTATGATTCTATTATTTTCCTTCCCTCCACATGTAGCGGTGGCCACATCAATGTTTATGATCTTTCTATCCTCACTTACTAGTTCAATTACACATGTGGCATTTGGTAATGTTGTGTGGTTATATGCACTTGCTTTAATTCCTGGTGCATGGGTTGGAGCCAAACTCGGTGCTTACTTAAACTCAAGGCTACAGTCCAATACATTAGTGACTGTTTTGAGAGTTGTTTTAATTATTATGGGCATCCGCTTAATTTATCAGGGGCTTGTTTGA
- a CDS encoding DUF72 domain-containing protein: MIYVGLTGWGDHDTLYQHGVASRDKLMEYAAHFPIVELDASFYAVQPLRNMQKWVAETPEKFKFIVKAYQGMTGHQRGEIPFESKEEMFQRFNESLQPFIESEKLAMVLFQFPPWFDCQRKNVNYLRYCKEQMGDLPLALEFRHQSWYLPEYIEQTLTFMEKEKWIHTVCDEPQAGEGSVPIILQATDSIKTLVRLHGRNVHGWRKQNNQNWREVRYLYDYNDDELQQWVEYANELQKQSQHIYVLFNNNSGGHAANNAKRFIELADITYEDLASRQLDLF; the protein is encoded by the coding sequence ATGATATATGTTGGTTTAACTGGCTGGGGGGATCATGATACGTTGTATCAACACGGTGTGGCCTCTCGAGATAAGCTGATGGAGTATGCGGCGCATTTTCCGATTGTCGAGTTGGATGCAAGTTTTTATGCGGTACAGCCACTGCGGAATATGCAGAAATGGGTTGCTGAGACGCCGGAAAAATTCAAGTTTATTGTGAAGGCTTATCAAGGCATGACGGGACATCAGCGCGGAGAGATTCCATTTGAATCGAAAGAAGAGATGTTTCAACGTTTTAATGAATCGCTCCAGCCGTTCATCGAGTCTGAAAAACTTGCGATGGTGCTCTTTCAATTTCCGCCTTGGTTTGATTGTCAGCGGAAAAATGTGAACTATTTACGTTACTGCAAAGAGCAAATGGGGGATTTACCGCTTGCCCTCGAATTCCGCCATCAATCGTGGTACTTGCCAGAATATATCGAGCAGACGCTTACTTTTATGGAAAAAGAGAAGTGGATTCACACGGTTTGTGACGAACCGCAGGCGGGGGAAGGGTCGGTGCCGATCATTTTGCAGGCGACGGATTCCATCAAAACACTCGTCCGTTTGCATGGCCGCAACGTACATGGCTGGCGTAAACAAAACAATCAAAATTGGCGAGAAGTGAGATACTTGTACGATTATAATGATGATGAGCTGCAGCAATGGGTAGAATATGCGAACGAGCTGCAAAAGCAGAGTCAACATATTTATGTGTTATTCAATAATAACTCTGGTGGGCATGCGGCTAACAATGCGAAACGCTTTATTGAATTAGCTGATATTACTTATGAGGATTTGGCGTCGCGTCAGCTCGATTTATTTTAA
- a CDS encoding DUF3955 domain-containing protein, whose product MKKNKYLLAATPIFLGVIGLIVYNMMGSRVEPDGTLVEPFFLIPISCLFIFSGMISVVFVSMLSRFKRSKLN is encoded by the coding sequence ATGAAAAAGAATAAATACCTATTAGCTGCTACACCAATTTTTTTAGGAGTGATCGGTTTAATTGTTTATAATATGATGGGTTCAAGAGTAGAACCAGATGGCACGTTAGTAGAACCTTTCTTCTTGATTCCAATAAGTTGCCTATTTATTTTTAGTGGGATGATTTCAGTTGTGTTTGTGAGTATGCTATCAAGGTTTAAAAGAAGTAAACTGAATTGA
- a CDS encoding helix-turn-helix transcriptional regulator yields the protein MPIVVNLDVVMAKRKMSLTELSEKLGITMANVSILKTGKAKAVKFSTLEKICEVLECQPGDILEYKKYQP from the coding sequence ATGCCAATTGTCGTAAATCTTGATGTTGTCATGGCTAAAAGAAAAATGAGCCTGACAGAGCTATCAGAAAAACTAGGAATTACAATGGCTAATGTATCAATCTTAAAAACTGGAAAAGCAAAAGCTGTTAAATTTTCCACTTTAGAAAAAATATGTGAGGTTCTAGAGTGTCAACCAGGTGACATTTTAGAATATAAAAAATATCAACCCTGA
- a CDS encoding DUF2975 domain-containing protein, translating into MKKLTSPVALHLVLVFGIIVTFILLIGTPMIVTAFFKSQYGLLDTSLVLSVSACIYICATPYVIALFKLKKLSGLVVKNTPFSSESVTSLKMIAVCSFSEVILFITCVSSLKYSVEFFQYTVLGGPIIVVAFIGITIGLLCSVLAKLFEVAIEIKTENDQTI; encoded by the coding sequence ATGAAGAAATTAACTAGCCCTGTTGCTTTACATCTCGTATTAGTTTTCGGAATCATTGTTACGTTTATTTTATTGATTGGAACACCAATGATTGTTACAGCATTTTTTAAAAGTCAGTATGGTCTTTTGGATACTTCCTTAGTATTAAGTGTCTCAGCTTGTATTTATATATGTGCCACACCGTATGTGATTGCCTTATTTAAATTAAAAAAGCTTTCTGGTTTAGTAGTTAAAAACACCCCTTTTTCTAGTGAAAGTGTAACATCATTAAAAATGATTGCAGTTTGTTCTTTTAGTGAGGTAATTCTTTTTATTACGTGTGTAAGTTCTTTAAAATATTCGGTGGAGTTTTTTCAGTATACTGTTTTAGGAGGTCCTATCATCGTAGTCGCATTTATTGGCATCACGATAGGTCTGTTATGTTCGGTTTTAGCGAAATTATTTGAAGTAGCTATCGAAATTAAAACAGAAAATGATCAAACCATTTAA